Within Elizabethkingia sp. JS20170427COW, the genomic segment CTTTTGCCATGGTAACAGTATTGATGATTGTGTAAAATTTGGTAATAGAACTTCTATGAAGGTAGCCGCTAACTTAGGCTCGCAAAGAGGATTACCCTTCATCAAGGATTTAGCATAAATTCTATTCTATCCTATACACAATAAATATTATCTAATAAATCCGCAATTATCTGCGGATTTATTATTTTTATTAAATGGAAATTACAATTCAAACAAAAGATAATACTCTTCTAAAAGCTCATCTATTTTCTCCTGAAGAAAGTAATCATAAAGTTTTGTTGATCAATTCAGCAACCGGGGTTAAGCAACAGGTTTATTTTAAATTTGCACAATACCTTTCAACTAAAGGATATACCGTTATTACTTATGATTATCGTGGAATAGGGCTTTCCAAACCTCATTCCATGAAAAACTACTCTGCCACCATGAGAGATTGGGGAAGTTTGGATTATAGAGCTCTCTGTGAATTTATTTTTGAAAAATTTCCTCAACATCAAAAATATCTCTTAGGGCATTCGGTAGGAGCACTTATCTTAGGAATGAATCCTTATTCCCAATTTTTTGAAAAATTCATTTTTATCGCTACGCAAAATGCTTATATTGGAAATCTAAAATGGAAAACTAAGATTGAAGCCTCATTAGGATTTGGTGTTGCTCAACCTTTATTTTCCAAAATATTTGGATACTTCCCTTCCTCGTGGTTTGGTCTAGGAGAGAGTCTCCCAACGGGATGTGCTAAAGATTGGAAGTCTTTAATTATGAATAAAAGTTCCATTAACAAACTCTTGGAAAGTACCGAAAACTTCTCCCCTCTTCTTCAACAAGAAACTATTATCCTGCATGCTGATGACGACAATTGGGTTACCCTACAAGGAATTGATAACTTATTAAAAAACACCTATCCACAATTAAAATCATCATTACAGATTTTACAATCTTCCGAATCCCCTCATCAAAAAATAGGACACATCAATTTCTTCAGAAGCTATAACCAAAGTCTATGGAAGAAAATTGTGCTAATTTTGCAGTAAAATCTTACTATGCAAAATTTAATTAAAAATACTATTGCTTACGTACAACAAGAACTAGAGCATGCTGAATCTGGCCATGATTGGTTTCATATCGAAAGAGTTTGGAAGCTGTCCAAAAAAATTGCCGAAGACCAAGAGTGTAACCTTTTGGTAGTAGAACTAGGAGCCCTTTTACATGATATTGCCGATTCTAAATTCCATAATGGAGATGAAGAATTAGGTCCTAAAAAAGCAGCTGAATTTCTAAAAGCCCAACAAGTAACTCAAGAAATTATCAGCCAAGTAACCCATATCATTAAAAATATTTCCTTCAAAAACAGAAATGAAGCTCCACTAAATAAAAGCATAGAACTACAAATTGTACAAGATGCCGATAGGATAGATGCCCTTGGCGCAATAGGCATTGCTAGAACCTTCAATTTTGGTGGTTATAAAAATAACCCCATTCATCTCCCTGGAGAAAAGCCTAAACTAAACCAATCTAAAGAAGAGTATAAAAAATCTAACGGAAGTAGTATCAACCATTTCTACGAAAAGCTTCTTTTGCTAAAAGATATGATGAACACCCAAAAGGGAAAGGAAATAGCTTCCAAAAGACATCAATATATGGAGGATTTCCTTAAGGAATTCTTTTCAGAATGGGAAGCTGAAAAATAACTCCTTTTATTTTTTTATCCCTTTTAAAATTATATTTTTGCTTAAAACTAATCTATGACCACATTAGCCTTTTTATTATTCGTCTTGTTGTGCATTTGTTTTGCGATTTATCCCTTCCAGAAGGGGAGAGCAGGCATAGCATCTAAAGCTTTCAGATGGATTATCGTCATAGGAGGTATTGCTTTCTTCAGTTGGTGGTTTTTTAAGAAAAGCGTATCTCGCTTTCTGGAAAACTCCCTTTCAGTACAAGTAGTAAATAAACTTCCTCAGGAACTAGACCTTTATACGATAAAAGTAAATTCTTCAGGGGAAAATCTGCATATCGTTAACCACCTCGGCAACATTCGCAAAGAGCATTTCAGAATAGAATATCTTAACGTTAAAAATTCTAATGAATATTGGATTATGGGCTTTGATGCTCATAAGAAACTCGTTTACTTTTCTCAACATTCTATCCTTAATAAGAATGAAGATCAAAAAGTAGAGCTTAGAAGTACTTTTATCCAAAGTCAGAAACTTGCCGAAATAGGAAAAAAGGAAATTTCAGAATACCTTAGTCATCTAAACGATTATTCAATTTGGGTAACTTTTGATTTACTATTGTTATTTCTTAATTTGGTACTCTTGCTAAAAAAAGAAACAAGCAAATCTAAGCACTAATACCATGCCCCAGCGTTATCTCTTTTGGAAAGGAATTTTTGCCCAAATAATTGCCTTAATAGGAATTATGTTTCTTTGGCCTTTACTGCTTACTTTATTAATAGTAGCATCTATCGACACCCGTTCTTTCGGTATATTTAAACAAAAAAGGATAGGACAGCATGGGAAACCTTTCAACATTTATAAATTCCAGACCCTACATCCAGATACCAAATCCATCAGCAATATCGGGGCTTTTCTTAGAAAGTATAAACTAGACGAGCTTGCCCAGCTTTTCAATATTCTCTTTGGAGAAATGTGCTTTGTGGGTCCTAGGCCAGATATCCCGGGATATTATGATGTACTACAAGGAGAAGACCGAAAAGTCCTCAACCTAAAGCCAGGTCTTACTTGTGAGGCAAGTATCAAATATAGAAATGAGGAATACCTCCTAAAACAACAGCAAAATCCACTGGAATATAATAATCAGGTAATCTTTCCTGATAAAGTAAAAATTAATCTCGCATACTATCATAAGCTTTCTCCTAAGGAGGATATTAAAATTATATTAAAAACTGTATTATCCTTTTTAGAACCATAAAATTTAGTACTTTTGTTAAAATTACAATATTAATGAAGACACAAAAAATTGGAATTACCTTTTCCGCTTTTGACTTGCTGCATGCTGGTCACATCAAAATGTTAGAAGAAGCTAAAACAGTTTGCGACTATCTTATCGTGGGACTTCAACTAGACCCTACTTATGACAGACCAGAAAAAAACAAACCTACCCAAACCGTGGTAGAAAGATATATTCAACTAAAAGCTTGTCGCTCAGTAGATGAAATTATCCCTTATAATACCGAAGAAGATTTAATGGATATCCTAAAATCTTTTGTGATTGATGTTAGAATCATCGGTGATGATTATAAAGACAAAAATTTTACAGGTAAAGAGTACTGTGAGGAAAAAGGTATCGAAATTTACTACAATAAAAGAGACCATCGTTTTTCCAGCTCTGCGCTAAAGAGAGCTGTTTTTGAACAAGAATCTAAAAAATTAGCATCAAAATAAAATTTGTAGATGAAAATTACGGAAACACCGCTTAAAGATTGTTTCGTTATAGAACCCACGGTTATCGGTGATAGTCGTGGTTATTTTTATGAAAAATTTAATCAAAAAATTTTTGAAGAACACACCCAGCAAAACGGAAACTTTGTACAAGACAATGTATCCAAGTCCCACTATGGCGTACTAAGAGGGCTCCACTTACAAAAAGGAGAACATGCCCAAGCCAAGCTAGTATCGTGCATAGAAGGTACTGTTTATGATGTTGCCGTAGATTTAAGAGAAGGCTCTCCTACCTACCAGCAATGGTTTGGTATAGAGCTAAGTGGCGAAAATAAAAAACAGCTCTACATCCCAAGAGGTTTCGCTCATGGTTTTATTGTCTTGTCTCCTATTGCCATCTTCAGTTATAAATGCGATAACTTTTATTGCAAAGAATCGGAAGGAAGTGTAAAATATAACGATCCGGATCTTAATATAGATTGGAAAATACCATATAAGGACATGCTACTTTCCGAAAAGGATCAAAACGCTCCCAGTTTTAAAGAACATAACTTTTAATTAGCACAAATGAAAAATATCATCATCACCGGAGGTGCCGGCTTTATAGGATCTCATGTTGTACGAGAGTTTGTCTTGCAACACCCTGAGATTACCATCATCAACCTAGATGCCCTTACCTATGCCGGAAATTTAGAAAACCTAAAGGATATTGAAAAATATCCTAATTATCGTTTTGAAAAAGCGGATATTACCGATATAGAAGCTTTAAGAAGAATTTTCGAAAAATACCACCCCGATGCGGTGATTCATTTAGCTGCTGAAAGCCACGTGGACAGAAGTATTACAGATCCCATGGCTTTTATCAATACAAATGTAAATGGTACTGCCAACCTCCTCAATCTTTGTAAAGAGTTTTGGGATTTAAATCCTGAACATACCCACGGTAGATTCCCTAATAAGCCTAGAAAAAATTTATTTTACCACGTATCTACAGACGAAGTATATGGCAGCTTAGGAGAAGATGGCTTTTTTGTAGAAACCACGGCTTACGATCCTAAATCGCCTTACTCAGCTTCTAAAGCTGCTTCCGACCATATGGTAAGAGCTTATGGAAATACTTATGGATTACCTTATATCATTTCCAACTGCTCCAACAATTATGGGCCTAACCATTTTCCAGAAAAACTAATCCCTCTATGTCTATTTAACATTATTCATGAAAGACCTCTGCCTATTTATGGTGATGGTAAATACACCCGCGATTGGCTTTATGTAATTGATCATGCAAGGGCTATACATCAAATTTTCTTTGAAGCCAAAACGGGAAAAACTTATAATATAGGAGGTTTTAACGAATGGCAAAATATAGACCTCATCCATGAACTTATCCGCCAAATGGATGCAAAATTAGGAAGACCCGAAGGTTATTCTCAAAAATTAATCACCTTTGTAAAAGATAGACCAGGACACGATAAGCGCTATGCTATTGATGCTACCAAACTCAACCAAGAACTTAGTTGGAAACCTTCTGTTACCTTTGAAGAGGGATTAGCCAAAACTATTGAATGGTATTTAGAAAACCAAGAATGGCTCAACAATGTCACCTCTGGAGAGTACCAAAAATACTACGAAAAACAATATCATTCATAAAAAGCATTT encodes:
- a CDS encoding alpha/beta fold hydrolase; the encoded protein is MEITIQTKDNTLLKAHLFSPEESNHKVLLINSATGVKQQVYFKFAQYLSTKGYTVITYDYRGIGLSKPHSMKNYSATMRDWGSLDYRALCEFIFEKFPQHQKYLLGHSVGALILGMNPYSQFFEKFIFIATQNAYIGNLKWKTKIEASLGFGVAQPLFSKIFGYFPSSWFGLGESLPTGCAKDWKSLIMNKSSINKLLESTENFSPLLQQETIILHADDDNWVTLQGIDNLLKNTYPQLKSSLQILQSSESPHQKIGHINFFRSYNQSLWKKIVLILQ
- a CDS encoding HD domain-containing protein, whose product is MQNLIKNTIAYVQQELEHAESGHDWFHIERVWKLSKKIAEDQECNLLVVELGALLHDIADSKFHNGDEELGPKKAAEFLKAQQVTQEIISQVTHIIKNISFKNRNEAPLNKSIELQIVQDADRIDALGAIGIARTFNFGGYKNNPIHLPGEKPKLNQSKEEYKKSNGSSINHFYEKLLLLKDMMNTQKGKEIASKRHQYMEDFLKEFFSEWEAEK
- a CDS encoding sugar transferase, which translates into the protein MPQRYLFWKGIFAQIIALIGIMFLWPLLLTLLIVASIDTRSFGIFKQKRIGQHGKPFNIYKFQTLHPDTKSISNIGAFLRKYKLDELAQLFNILFGEMCFVGPRPDIPGYYDVLQGEDRKVLNLKPGLTCEASIKYRNEEYLLKQQQNPLEYNNQVIFPDKVKINLAYYHKLSPKEDIKIILKTVLSFLEP
- a CDS encoding adenylyltransferase/cytidyltransferase family protein, translated to MKTQKIGITFSAFDLLHAGHIKMLEEAKTVCDYLIVGLQLDPTYDRPEKNKPTQTVVERYIQLKACRSVDEIIPYNTEEDLMDILKSFVIDVRIIGDDYKDKNFTGKEYCEEKGIEIYYNKRDHRFSSSALKRAVFEQESKKLASK
- the rfbC gene encoding dTDP-4-dehydrorhamnose 3,5-epimerase; protein product: MKITETPLKDCFVIEPTVIGDSRGYFYEKFNQKIFEEHTQQNGNFVQDNVSKSHYGVLRGLHLQKGEHAQAKLVSCIEGTVYDVAVDLREGSPTYQQWFGIELSGENKKQLYIPRGFAHGFIVLSPIAIFSYKCDNFYCKESEGSVKYNDPDLNIDWKIPYKDMLLSEKDQNAPSFKEHNF
- the rfbB gene encoding dTDP-glucose 4,6-dehydratase: MKNIIITGGAGFIGSHVVREFVLQHPEITIINLDALTYAGNLENLKDIEKYPNYRFEKADITDIEALRRIFEKYHPDAVIHLAAESHVDRSITDPMAFINTNVNGTANLLNLCKEFWDLNPEHTHGRFPNKPRKNLFYHVSTDEVYGSLGEDGFFVETTAYDPKSPYSASKAASDHMVRAYGNTYGLPYIISNCSNNYGPNHFPEKLIPLCLFNIIHERPLPIYGDGKYTRDWLYVIDHARAIHQIFFEAKTGKTYNIGGFNEWQNIDLIHELIRQMDAKLGRPEGYSQKLITFVKDRPGHDKRYAIDATKLNQELSWKPSVTFEEGLAKTIEWYLENQEWLNNVTSGEYQKYYEKQYHS